DNA sequence from the Selenomonas timonae genome:
TGCGTGCGATCGAAGCGCGCGACTATCCGCTCCTGCAGGGCTTTGTCCTCTGGATTGCAACGCTCTATATGTTTGTGAACCTCATCGTTGATATATCCTATGCGTATCTTGATCCAAGACTCAGGAAGGGGGCGAAAGCATGATGCGGGATCAACTGCTGTTTCGTATCTATACAGGCATCATCCTGTTGATTGTGCTTGTCGCCATCTGTGCGCCGCTGATCTCGTCATACGATCCGTATGAGTCGCAGATTCAGAATTCGCTCCTGCCGCCATCCGCTGAGCATTACTTTGGTACAGATAAGCTCGGGCGCGATATCTTTACGCGTATTCTCTACGGTGCGCGCATCTCGATTACGATGGCGCTCACAGTTGTCATCATCTCGTCAGGACTTGGCACACTGATTGGTGTCATCTCCGCCTATATTGGCGGCAAGGTCGACAATGCCATCATGCGTCTGACCGACGTGTTCCTTGCATTTCCGGGCATCGTGCTTGCAATTGCAATTGCGGGTGTGCTGGGCGGAAGTGCCGTCAACGCTGTTCTTGCCGTTGTTATCGTGGGCTGGACAAAGTATGCGCGTCTTGCACGCAGTATGACGCTGAAGGTTAAGCAGCAGGATTTCCTAGCTGCTGCAATTACAAATGGTACACGACCGATTGCGATGATTCGTCGGCATATCCTGCCGAATATTATACCGATTATCATTGTGACTGCCGCACTCGACATCGGCGCACTCATGATGGAGCTTGCTGGGCTCTCCTTCCTCGGATTTGGCGCACAGCCGCCGACACCGGAATGGGGACTCATGCTGAATGAGGGACGTCAGCTGATTCAGACGGCACCCTGGCTTATGATTTTCCCAGGACTTGCAATTGCTTCTGTGGTTGCAATCTTTAATCTATGGGGAGATAGTCTGCGGGATATTATGGACCCGCGCAAGGCAAATTAAAGGAGGAACATATGGGAAAGAAAAAACGATGGCTGACAGCACTGCTGACAGGCTGTATGGCAGCTGCACTGCTGACGGGATGCGGCGGCGGTCAGTCGACAGAGGACAAGACGACGCTGAAGGTTGGCGTAACGAACTTTGCAGACTCGCTCGAACCGACGGAAAATGCCTTCGGATGGGTCGTCATGCGCTACGGTATGGGCGAGACACTAACTCAGTTTGATGAGAAAATGAATATCCAGCCGTGGCTTGCTGAGAGCTGGGAAATCAGCGATGACAAGCTGACGTGGACATTTAAGATTCGCGATGTCAAATTCTCGAACGGGCGCCCACTTACGGCAGAGGCGGTCAAAGCATCACTTGAGCGTGCGTTTGCAAAGAATACACGCGCAGCAACATTCTTCACGTATACAAATATGACTGCAGACGGGCAGATACTCAAAATTACAACGGATAAACCTGCACCGAGCATGCTCGGCTACCTTGCAGATCCGCTTTTTCTCATTGTCGACGTTGAGAGTGAGAAGGAGCGCAACTTCGCAACACAGGGTCCCATCTGCACGGGTCCCTATGTGTGCGAGTCCTTCGTGAAGGAAAAGGCCGTCATGAAGAAGAACCCGAACTATTGGGGTGGCGAAGTGCCTTATGAGACGGTCGAGATCCCGTCGATCGACGATCCGAACACGCGCGCAATGGCACTCCAGTCGGGAGAAGTCGATATGGCGGTCAACATCGCTGCAGGTGATCTTGGCCTCTTTAATGATACGTCGAAGTTCCATGTAGATCGTATCGCATCGCTGCGTACGGTTCTCGCACGCATTAATCAGAAGGGGATTCTCGGCGATCCGAAGGTACGCGCTGCATTTATCTCAATGACAGATCGCAAGGCATACAATGAGGTAATCCTGAAGGGAACGTTCATCCCGGGCAAGGCTCCTGTCCCGCCCTCTCTCGACTATGGCTTCGATCAGCTCACCGACCCGAATGCATACAATGTCGACCGTGCAAAGCAGCTTCTCGACGAGGCAGGCTGGAAGGATACGGATGGCGATGGCATCCGTGATAAGGACGGCAAACCGCTGTCTGTGGACTTTATCATCTACAACAGCCGTGCAGAGCTGCCGATCTATGCAGAGGCAGTACAGGCAGATGCCAAGAAGGTCGGTATCGACGTAAAGGTAAAGTCTGTCGATTACAATTTGCTCGACAAAATTGGGATCAATGGCGAGTACGATCTTCTGATTTCCAACATCACCACAGCGAATACAGGCGATCCTGAGATCTATCTCAATTGGTACTGGCGCACAAACGTGAACGGCAACAACCCGCAGAACGGCTCAGGATACAGCAACCCAGAATATGATGCACTTTGCGCACAGCTTGCTGTTGAGTTTGACCGTGCAAAGCGCCGTCAACTAATGATCAATATGCAACAGATTCTGCTGAATGATGGAGCTGCATTGTTCCTCGGCTATCCCGAGACAAACATCGTCAGCTCGACAAAGATCACGGGTGCGATTATGCATCCGGCAGATTACTACTGGATCACCAACAAGATCAAACCTGCGAAGTAATAAGGAGGAGAAGCCCGAATGTTGATTGAGGTGAGAGGGCTAAAAATCGCATACGAAGGCACGGAAATGGTGCACGGTGTGGACTTCACCCTCAAGGACGGGGAAGTGCTGACCATTGTCGGCGAAAGCGGCAGCGGAAAGACCACCGTCATTCGGGCGATGCTCGGCTGCCTGCCGCATGTCGGCAGAGTAACGGCGGGCGAGATCCTCTATGACGGGAAGGATATGACAAAGTGCAGCTCTGAGGAGTGGCGTCACGTGAGCGGCAAGACCGCTGCGATGATCTTCCAGGACAGCGGCAGCATGATGGATCCGATTCGTACCATCGGCGAGCAGTTCGTCGAGTACATTCAGACCCATGATACGATGGGGGCGAAGGAGGCGGCGGCGCAGGCACAGGATATGCTTGCACGCATGCATCTGTCCAATCCCGCAAATGTAATGAAGAGCTTTCCGTTTGAACTCTCGGGCGGCATGCGTCAGCGTGTCGGGGTCGCAATGGCGATGTTCTTCAAACCGGCACTCCTGCTTGCTGACGAACCAACGTCCGCGTTGGACGTGACCACGCAAGCACAGGTCGTCAATGAGATGATGGATATCTGCCAGAAGGATGGCACATCCATTGTCCTTGTGACGCACAACCTCGGTGTCGCGGCCTATATGTCGGATCAGATCATGGTCATGCAGAACGGCAATGTCATTGAGCATGGCACTGCTGAAGAAGTTATTGAACATGCACAGAAGGACTACACGAAGGAGCTTCTGCGTGCCGTACCACAGATTGGAGGGGAGCGTTATGACACAGTCGGAGCGTGAGATTATCCTGCGCATCGAGCATATCACTAAACGCTTCCCCCTTGAGGGCGGCAAAGTTCTTACGGCATGTGACGATGTGACATTTCCCGTATATCGTGGGGAAATCCTAGGCATTGTTGGTGAAAGCGGCTGTGGAAAAAGTACACTTGTACGCACGCTGATGCAGCTTCATGCACCATCCGAGGGTCAAATCTTCTTCAGAGACAAGGAGATTACGGGGCTGAAGGGCGAGGGTGCCCGCAATATGCGGCGCAATATCCAGATGGTCTTTCAGGATCCTACAACATCCTTCAATCCGAAAATGAAGATTAAGGACATCATCTGTGAACCGTTGCGGAACTTCGGACTCCTCAAAGGGAGCGCACATGACAAGGCAGCTGAGCTACTGCGTCTTGTCGATCTGCCCGAGGACTTTGCCGAACGCTATCCCGCAAATATGAGCGGGGGACAGCGTCAGCGTGTAGGAATTGCGCGTGCACTGGCATTGGAGCCGGAGATTCTGGTCTGTGACGAGGCGACAAGTGCTCTTGACGTTTCCGTTCAGGAAACAATTGTAGAGCTTCTGGTACGTATTCAGCAGGAACGAAATCTGACAATCCTGTTCATCTGTCATGACCTTGCACTCGTGTCGCGTTTATGCACGCGTGTTGTCGTCATGTACTTTGGAAAGGTTGTGGAGCAGCTGGATGGACAGGAGCTTGCTCACGCAAAGCATCCCTACACCCAAAAGCTCCTCTCGTCCGTATTTACACTCCTGCCGAAAGGGAAAGCTCCACGCATTGTCGTTCCGGAACTCGAAATCCCTGCATAGCAGGCAACTAATATGACAGATAGATAAATTATATGATAGAAGAGCAGCGATCTCATACGCTGCTCTTTTACTATGCCTTAGATAAATATTGAATTATAGCCGGAAAGCTTTTCAATTTATATCTTGCTGTCAATCTGAAATAATGATATTATTAGCTTGCGAGTTTTATTGTATATGCCTCCGATATTACATCTTCTTAGGGAGGATCCGGGTTTATGTTTAATTTCAAACAGAAGGATGACGAATTCTTCGACTTATTCCTTGAGAGTGCAAAATTCTTCCATGCAGGCGCATTGGTGCTGGATGATGTTATGAAGGATTACACTACAGCAAGCAAGAAAGTGGAAGAAATCAATCGCATTGAGCATGAAGCAGATGCCATTAATGACCGCATCATCGATAAGCTGAATCTCACGTTTATTACCCCGATTGATCGTGAAGACATATACGCGTTGGCAAACGATCTGGACGATGGTGTCGACCTCCTGCAAGGGATTTTGCAGCGCTATGATATGTACCGAATGGGGAAGCCCATGCCGGGTGCAATCAACCTAACGAAGCTCCTTCTCTCTTCTACAGAAGAGGTCGTTCGTGCAGTGTCCTATCTCGAAAATATTCGAAAAAACCAAGTCCAAATACTGGATGCGTCCCACAAAATCGAACGCTATGAAAGCGAGGGGGATCTCATCTATCGGAGTGAGGTTGCCTACCTTTTTGAAAATGAAAAAGACCCCATCGAACTGATTCGATGGAAAGATGTCTTGGAGCAGTTGGAGGATACGCTGGATCATTGTGAACTCATTGCGGATATGCTGCGGGGAGTGGTAATGAAATATGCCTGATTTCCAGCTCTTGATTTTTTTGGTTATACTCTTAGCGCTCATATTTGATTTCATCAACGGCTTTCACGATACTGCAAATGCGATTGCTACTTCCGTTTCTACCCGCGCCATCCATCCGCAGCATGCAATCATCATGGCTGCCGTACTCAACTTCTTCGGTGCTATGTATAGTACGGGGGTTGCAAAGACCATTGGTTCCGATATTGTCAAATCGGCTTCCCATGTAGATGAACACGTTTTGATTGCAGCGCTCTTCGGCTCTATTATCTGGAATATTATTACATGGAGATTTGGCATACCGTCCAGCAGTTCCCATGCCCTGATTGGCGGCCTGATCGGAGCGGTCATGATGTCTGCCTCCGGTGCTGATGGATTGAACTTTTATGGGATTGGCAAAATCATCCTGTCTCTGATTCTTTCCCCACTTGTCGGAATGGCATTGGGATGCGTCATTATGTTGCTGTTATTCCGCTTTTTTGGTCGTTTTCGACCTACGGCGATTAACGGTAAATTTAAGAAAATGCAAATTTTAACAGCAGCAACCATGGCGTTTTCACACGGCTCCAACGATGCGCAGAAATCAATGGGTATTATTACATTGGCGCTCCTTGCTGGCGGATATATTGATGTCTTTGAAGTTCCGACCTATGTCAAGGTACTCGCAGCCACTGCTATGGCCTGTGGAACGGCGGTAGGCGGCTGGCGTATCATCAAGACAATTGGCGGAAAAATATTTAAGCTCCAGCCGATTTCTGGATTTGCGGCAGACCTCAATTCTTCCATCATCATATTCGGTGCAACCCTTTTGCATCTCCCGGTCAGCACCACACATGTTGTTTCCGGCTCGATCATGGGGGTTGGTGCGGCAAAGCGCATCAACGCTGTCCGTTGGGGCGTAGCGCAGCAAATGGTTGTCGCTTGGGTGATGACGATTCCCTGCACTGCGGTTATGGGAGCAATTACATATCATTTTGTTCTGTTATTCATATAATATGAATTTGAAAAATCCTGCTCTGCCAATGAGCAGGATTTTTATATAAAGAGAAAGAAAAGGGGATTCATCATGGAAAAAAGATTGATTCAAATGGCTGAAAAAGCACAGGGGGACTATTCCAGTCCGATCGTTGCAGTAAAGCTCAATGGTGAAGTGCGTGATATTCAAACGCCATTCTCCGAAAGCGATACCATAAGTTTTATTGAACTTAATTCATCACTGGGATGGAAGATTTATCGGCGCTCTGTACTTTTTCTATTAATTGCTGCAGTAAGCAAAATAGAAAAAAATGCCGAGGTTATTGCAAAGTTTACGGTAAACAAAGGTCTCTATTGTGAGATCAAGCTTCCCGGCAGGGAGATTGATCCTGCGTTTATTGCAAAAGTGGATCGCACCATGCGCGCAATGATCTCAGAGAATATTCCCATTATCAAGCATAGTATTCAACGAACAGAAGCGATTGAACGCTTTCAAAAACTAGGCCAATCAGGTAAAGTAAATCTGCTCTCCGAACTCTCCCAGGATATCATCAGCATATATACCTGCGAGGAATATACTGATTATCTATATGGCCCTATGCTTTATGAAACAAAGTATCTGGATCGTTTCGAGCTGGACCATGAGCCCTTTGGTGTCCTGATCCGAACACCGGATGAGAGAACGCATGGGCAGATCAGAAAGCGTGTCAGTCAGCCTAAGTTTGGCTCAATCCTTGCAGAATCTAAAGCATGGGCTGATATTTTGGACTGTCGCTTTATCTCTGATCTGAATCGCATCAATAGGGAGCAAGCCATTGGTGAGCTGATCCGAATCTCGGAAGGGCTGCAGGAAAAACGAATTGCCCAGATTGCAGATCATATTGCTTCCAATCGTGAAGATGTTCGTCTGATCCTGATTGCGGGTCCCTCCTCATCCGGAAAGACTTCCTTTGCGCAGCGACTTCGCATTCAGCTGCGTGTCAACGGTCTTCGTCCAGTGATGATCTCTCTGGATGATTATTTCCTCAACCGCGAGGATACACCGCTCAACGAAAAGGGACTGTATGACTATGAGTCCCTTGATGCCCTTGATACGAAGCTGTTTAATCAGGATATGCTTGCGCTTCTGGCAGGGCAGGAAGTACAGATTCCACGGTATAATTTTATTACTGGCATGCGCGAATGGAAGGAAGATGCATTCCTCTCCATTCACAGCGATCAGCCTATCATTATCGAAGGAATTCACGGACTCAATGAATATCTAACAAAGGATATCCCGCGCAAGAACAAGTATAAGATCTATATCAGCGCATTGACCCAGCTGAACATCGATGCACACAATCGAATTCCGACGACAGAGGTGCGTTTTCTGCGGCGTCTTGTACGCGACTATCAATTCCGCGGTGCAAAAGCACTCAAGAGTATTCGTCAATGGCCTGATGTCAGAGATGGAGAAGAGAAGTACATCTTTCCATTTCAGGAGGATGCAGATGTCTTGTTCAATTCTGCACTGATTTATGAAATCGGCGTCTTGAAGAAATATGCTGTACCGCTTTTGGAAGAGATTGAGCGTGGGGAAGAGGGGTATACCGAAGCACGGCTGATCCTTCGTTTTCTGCAATACGTCAATGAAATCTCCGCCATTGACGATATCCCAAACAACTCCATCCTCAGAGAATTTATCGGTAAATCGGTATTCTTTTCATAACATCTCTATAGATATCAAAAAAGCTAGGGCTTCTTTGATGAAACCCTAGCTTTTTTAGTGCAATCTTCTGCGTATTACTCTTTGACGTAGGCCGTGATCGGCTTGTAGTGCTTCTGGAAGAACTCCTCTGCAACCTGCGGGAAGAGCGCGTAGGAGAGGACATCCTCATCCGACGGATTGATATAGCCCTTGTTCTTGAGCTCCTCCTTGAACTCCGCAAACGTCGTTGCCTTTGCATCCTCGATGGAGCAGTCCTCAATGATGTCCTCGGGCGCAATGTGGAGGGTATCCGTCAAGAACTTGCGGTCAACCTCGACCGGCGTTCTGCCAAACTTGCCACGTGCGAGATCCTTGAACTCGTTCGGAACCATCTTGTAGCGCTCGCCGCTCATGACATTGAAGGTTGCCATCGTGCCGACGATCTGAGAGGACGGCGTAACGAGCGGGGGATAACCGACATCTTTGCGCACGCGCGGCATTTCGTCGAGCAGATCCTGATACTTGTCCTCCATACCGGCTTCCTTGAGCTGGTTCGCGAGATTGGAAAGCATTCCGCCTGGAATCTGGAAGTCCAGAACATTCGGGTTGACATCGAAATAACCCTTGAGGTTGAAGGTCTTGATGAGATCCTGCTTGACCCCGAGGAAGTACTTGGAAATCGGTGTCATCGCCTGACGGTCGAGCCCTGTATCGCGCTCCTCTCCTTCGAGCATAGCAACCATGGTCTCCGTGCACGGCTGCGAGGTGTCGCTGGAGAAGGGAGCGAGAGCTGTGTCGATGATGTCGACGCCAGCTTCGATCGCTTTCAGATAGGTTGCATGACCGAATCCAGAGGTGCAGTGCGTATGAAGATCAATGGGAATCTTTACCGCAGCCTTGAGCTTCTTAACAAGATCCTCTGCCACGTACGGCTTCAAAAGGCCTGACATATCCTTGATACAGACGGAATGACAGCCCATTTTCTCGAGTTCAACAGCCAGCTCGACAAAGCTCTCATTCGTGTGAACAGGGCTGATTGTATAGACCAGACAGCCTTGAACATGCGGCTTCTCAGGGCACTTGAGTGCCGCGTCAATCGCAACTTTGAGGTTGCGAATGTCATTGAGAGCATCAAAAATACGGAATACACCAATGCCATGCTCCGACGCCTTCTGGACGAACTTTTCCACGACATCATTGGAGTAATGATTATAACCAAGCAGGTTCTGACCACGGAGAAGCATTTGGATCGGAGTTTTGAGATTCTTCTTCAAAATATCCAAGCGCTCCCACGGATCTTCATCAAGGAAGCGCAGGCAGCTATCAAACGTAGCACCGCCCCATGCTTCAAGAGAATTGTAGCCAATGGCATCAAGTGCCGCAAGCTGCGGAAGCATATCCGAAATTCTCATGCGGGTTGCCAGCAGTGACTGGTGACCATCACGGAGGACAGTCTCAGTGATTTTGACCGGATTCTTTGCCATAAAAGAACACTCTCCTTGATTAAATAGTATAATCAAAAATTATATAACCCAATATCTAAATTATAGAATCAAATTGCGTTATTGTCAATGACAAGTTATAAAATTCACATATTTTTAGATGTCGCTTTCCGCTAAATTTTACCCCTCCCTCCAACTATCCATAATTACCATTATGGATAGTTGGAGGGAGGGAACGGGAAAAATTACATATCCGGACGTACCCCTGTTTTTCCTGCGAACTTGTGATAGTTCCCGCCGTTGTGTCTGCGCTTCAATTCTTCGAGCAGATCCTCCGGTGTCATGTTGTGATATGCGAGCAGTACCAGACAGTGATACCAGAGATCACCCATCTCATACAGTACATCCTCGCGGATATTGTTTTTGGATGCAATGATGGTCTCTGCCGTCTCTTCGCCGAGCTTTTTCAAAATCTTGTCCTGTCCCTTATCGAAGAGATAGTTCGTATAGGAGCCTTCGACCGGATGCAGTCTGCGGCTCTGAATCACTTGGTAGAGATCAGACAGGATCTCTGTCAGGGACATTTCATCCTCCGGCACAATCGGAACGATGCTGTTTTCGTCTGTACGATAGAGTTTGCGTCCGCTGAAGCACGAATACGTCCCCGTATGGCAGGACACACCTGTCTGCTTTACACGCAGCAAAATCGTATCGCCGTCGCAGTCATACGCGATCTCCTGCACACGCTGAACATTTCCTGATGTCTCGCCCTTTTTCCACAGTTTATTGCGGCTGCGGCTGTAGTAATACGCAAAGCCTGTTTCAATCGTTTTCTCAAGAGACTCGCGATTCATATATGCGAGCATGAGAACCTGATTATTTTCTTCTTGGACGACCACTGGTACAAGCCCACGCTCGTCAAATTTAATCACAGAGATGTCAATATCCATTAGAATCGTACCTCCAAACCGCGTGATTTTAGATATGTCTTTACTTCTTTTATGGATAACTTTCCATAGTGAAAGAGTGAGGCTGCCAGTACGGCATCCGCTTTTCCCTCGGAGAGTACATCATAAAAATGCTCCAATTTACCCGCGCCGCCCGAAGCAATTACGGGTACATTCACACTCTCAGAGACCGCTCGCGTCAGTGCAATGTCATAGCCATTCTTTGTTCCGTCGGCATCCATACTGGTCAGCAGGATCTCTCCTGCACCAAGCGCGACAACATCCTTCGCCCACGCAATACAGTCTATCCCTGTAGGCATCCTGCCGCCGTTGATATAGACTTCCCACGAGTCTGCGCCCCTACGACGCGCATCAATCGCAACAACAATGCATTGACTGCCGAAGCGCAATGCTCCCTCGCGAATGATTTCCGGATGCTTCACCGCCGCTGTATTGACCGAAATCTTATCCGCCCCTGCATTTAGCATACGATGCATATCTTCTGCACTGCGAATTCCGCCTCCAACAGTAAGCGGGATAAAGACTTTCGAGGCACAGTCGGACACAACCTCAACCATTGTGTTTCGCTCTTCGTTCGAGGCGGTAATATCCAGAAATACAAGCTCATCCGCGCGCTCCTTATCGTAGCGTTCGGCAAGTTCCGTCGGGCTGCCCGCATCTCTCAGCCCGACAAAGTTTGTGCCCTTGACAACGCGCCCGTCTTTGACATCAAGGCAAGGGATAATTCGTTTCGCAAAGGTTTTCTTCAAGATGAAACCAATCCTTTCGAAATGCAGTCAACGTGCAGCTGCAATCGCCTCAGACAGCACAAGCGTACCTTCATAGATGGATTTACCGGCAATAACCCCGACAATCCCTTTCGATTCGTACTTCTTCAGTGCATGGATATCATCCAGCGATCGAACGCCGCCCGATGCGATGATGTCGATGCCTGATTCGGCTGCCAGTTTGGACGTTGCCTCAATGTTTACGCCCGAGAGCGTACCATCCCTTGAAATATCGGTATATATAATGGTCTTCAGCCCGAAGGATGCAAGTTTTTTTGCAAGCGCAGCGGCTGTAATCCCACCCGATACGCCCCATCCATCAATGGCGACAATACCGTCCTTGGCATCAATTCCGACAGCGATACGATCACCATATCGATGACATGCCTCTTTGACAAGATCACGATTCTGCACGGCAGCAGAGCCAAGAATAACGCGATGTACACCCAATTCCAAGGTCTTCTCAATCGTTTCAAGGCTGCGAATCCCGCCGCCGACCTCGATCGGAATCTGCACGGCACTGAGAATTTTCTTGATCACATCTGTATTGCGCGGTTTGCCTGCAAGCGCACCGTCCAGATCGACAACATGAAGGAACTCCGCCCCCTCCCGTTCCCAGCGAAGGGCAGTTTCCTCAGGTCGGTCACTGTATACGGTTTCTTGGGCAAAATCTCCTCGGAGCAGGCGGACACATTTTCCATCACACAGATCAATCGCGGGAAAAATAATCATGTGCTTCCCTCCTGATGAATAAAATTATGAATGATCTTCAGTCCAATATCCCCCGATTTTTCGGGATGGAATTGCGTCGCCATGATATTTCCGGCGGATATGGATGCCGTAATC
Encoded proteins:
- the hisA gene encoding 1-(5-phosphoribosyl)-5-[(5-phosphoribosylamino)methylideneamino]imidazole-4-carboxamide isomerase, whose protein sequence is MIIFPAIDLCDGKCVRLLRGDFAQETVYSDRPEETALRWEREGAEFLHVVDLDGALAGKPRNTDVIKKILSAVQIPIEVGGGIRSLETIEKTLELGVHRVILGSAAVQNRDLVKEACHRYGDRIAVGIDAKDGIVAIDGWGVSGGITAAALAKKLASFGLKTIIYTDISRDGTLSGVNIEATSKLAAESGIDIIASGGVRSLDDIHALKKYESKGIVGVIAGKSIYEGTLVLSEAIAAAR